The DNA region ATTCTGAGATATACCTAATTGATTCTTTGAAAAAGAAAACAGATGCAATAAAAATTTTAGTTGAGCAGATCAATTTCAAAAACAATATTCATGTAATCAATGATCGTGTTGAGAATTTAGCCCACCAATCTTCAATGAGAAATAATTTTAATATTGCAACAACTAGAGCGGTTAGTAACCCATCAACAGTTTCAGAATATATATTACCAATGTTAAAAAAAGAAGGGTATGGAGTTTTATATTGTGGCAAATGGACGAATCAAGAAAGCAAAAATCTAGATAAAACTTTAGAAATATTAGAAGGGAAAGTTAAAGATAAAAAAGAGATACTATTACCAAGAAATAAAGGCACCCGAAATATTATTCTTATTCAACCAAAGAATTTTTGTCCTGAAATTTACCCACGAAAAGT from Prochlorococcus marinus XMU1410 includes:
- the rsmG gene encoding 16S rRNA (guanine(527)-N(7))-methyltransferase RsmG; this translates as MKKQNIPEEILSLITEEEINLFQELQIKIKELNNKTNLTRLTDGDDYWVSQVFDSIWPFKAFTKINFDNKKFLDIGSGCGFPGLAYAITHPNSEIYLIDSLKKKTDAIKILVEQINFKNNIHVINDRVENLAHQSSMRNNFNIATTRAVSNPSTVSEYILPMLKKEGYGVLYCGKWTNQESKNLDKTLEILEGKVKDKKEILLPRNKGTRNIILIQPKNFCPEIYPRKVGKPEKNPL